The following coding sequences lie in one Notolabrus celidotus isolate fNotCel1 chromosome 6, fNotCel1.pri, whole genome shotgun sequence genomic window:
- the LOC117814399 gene encoding F-box/LRR-repeat protein 14-like, with protein sequence MFEMETHISCLFPEILAIIFSYLDVKDKGRVAQVCAAWRDASYHKSVWRGVEAKLHLRRANPSLFPSLQTRGIKKVQILSLRRSLSYVIQGMPHIESLNLCGCFNLTDNGLGHAFVQDIPSLRVLNLSLCKQITDSSLGRIAQYLKNLEVLELGGCSNITNTGLLLIAWGLHRLKSLNLRSCRHVSDVGIGHLSGMTRSAAEGCLSLEKLTLQDCQKLTDLSLKHVSKGLNKLKVLNLSFCGGISDAGMIHLSHMTHLCSLNLRSCDNISDTGIMHLAMGSLRLSGLDVSFCDKIGDQSLAYIAQGLYQLKSLSLCSCHISDDGINRMVRQMHELKTLNIGQCVRITDKGLELIADHLTQLTGIDLYGCTKITKRGLERITQLPCLKVLNLGLWQMTESERVR encoded by the coding sequence ATGTTTGAAATGGAGACACACATCTCGTGCCTTTTCCCGGAGATCCTGGCCATAATATTCAGTTATCTGGACGTTAAAGACAAAGGAAGAGTCGCCCAAGTGTGCGCGGCCTGGAGAGACGCGTCCTACCACAAGTCCGTGTGGAGGGGGGTGGAAGCCAAGCTCCATCTGCGGCGAGCTAACCCGTCTCTGTTCCCCAGTCTGCAGACCAGAGGGATCAAAAAAGTTCAGATTCTCAGCCTGAGGCGAAGTCTGAGCTACGTGATTCAGGGGATGCCGCACATCGAAAGCCTTAACTTGTGTGGGTGTTTCAACCTCACAGACAACGGACTCGGGCATGCCTTTGTGCAGGACATCCCGTCCCTGCGGGTACTGAACCTCAGCCTCTGTAAACAGATCACTGACTCCAGCCTGGGGAGGATCGCTCAGTATCTCAAAAACCTGGAGGTGCTTGAACTTGGAGGATGCAGCAATATCACGAACACGGGCCTGTTGCTCATTGCCTGGGGCTTGCACAGACTCAAGAGTCTCAACCTGCGCAGTTGTAGGCATGTGTCCGATGTGGGTATCGGTCACCTGTCCGGCATGACCCGCAGCGCTGCAGAAGGCTGTCTCTCCCTGGAGAAGTTAACCCTTCAGGACTGCCAGAAACTCACAGACCTGTCCCTCAAACACGTCTCAAAGGGTTTGAACAAGCTCAAAGTGCTCAACCTCAGCTTCTGTGGAGGAATATCTGACGCAGGCATGATTCACCTTTCACACATGACCCACCTGTGCAGCCTGAACCTTCGGTCATGTGATAACATCAGTGACACCGGGATAATGCATCTGGCCATGGGTTCCCTCCGGCTTTCTGGACTTGATGTCTCCTTCTGTGACAAGATCGGAGACCAAAGCTTGGCTTACATCGCCCAGGGGCTGTATCAGCtcaagtccctctctctgtgctcctGCCACATCAGCGATGATGGCATCAATAGGATGGTACGCCAGATGCATGAACTGAAGACTCTCAACATTGGACAGTGTGTAAGGATCACAGACAAGGGGTTGGAGTTGATAGCAGACCACCTGACCCAGCTGACAGGGATTGATCTGTATGGTTGTACTAAGATTACCAAGAGGGGTCTGGAGAGGATAACACAGCTGCCGTGCCTTAAAGTGTTAAACCTGGGATTGTGGCAAATgactgagagtgagagagtgaggtgA